A genomic segment from Gracilinanus agilis isolate LMUSP501 chromosome 1, AgileGrace, whole genome shotgun sequence encodes:
- the TUSC1 gene encoding tumor suppressor candidate gene 1 protein, with amino-acid sequence MWRMRGAAARRWGCGGDGGDGDGGGSCGRGQERSGRALGGAGGGGGCCCRGGWRGRAGGARQQLEERFADLAASHQEAIRARDERDRQNARLREENGRLRLENRRLKRENRSLFRQALQRQDEEQSGESVQAAPTAAGGGEHREPNPEEEEGVAREARAHARGVVADKKERRAGGGPDEPGSPRALRARLERLEAMYRRALLQLHQEQQWQHRRPQAQKAEAKEEEEERRPQLEIRAPDPAPLL; translated from the exons ATGTGGCGCATGCGTGGTGCCGCCGCCAGGCGCTGGGGCTGCGGCGGCGACGGCGGCGATGGCGATGGCGGGGGTAGCTGTGGCCGTGGGCAGGAGCGTTCGGGCCGGGCGCTCGGAGGGgctggcggcggcggcggctgctgcTGCCGTGGAG GCTGGCGAGGCCGCGCGGGCGGGGCCCGCCAGCAGCTGGAGGAACGGTTCGCGGACCTGGCCGCCAGCCACCAAGAGGCGATCCGCGCGCGGGACGAGAGAGACCGGCAGAACGCGCGGCTCCGCGAGGAGAACGGCCGCCTGCGGCTCGAGAACCGGCGGCTGAAGCGCGAGAACCGCAGCCTCTTCAGGCAGGCGCTGCAGCGTCAGGATGAGGAACAGTCCGGGGAGTCCGTGCAGGCCGCCCCAACCGcggctgggggaggggagcaccGCGAGCCCAAccctgaggaggaggaaggagtcgCCCGAGAGGCCCGCGCCCACGCTCGGGGAGTTGTGGCCGACAAGAAGGAGCGGAGAGCTGGAGGTGGCCCAGACGAGCCTGGGAGCCCCCGAGCCCTAAGAGCCCGCCTCGAGAGGCTGGAGGCCATGTACCGCCGGGCCCTGCTGCAGCTGCACCAGGAACAGCAATGGCAGCACCGGCGGCCCCAGGCCCAGAAAGCTGAGgcgaaggaggaggaggaagaacggCGGCCTCAGCTGGAGATCCGAGCTCCAGATCCCGCACCCCTCCTCTAG